The following are encoded in a window of Mustelus asterias chromosome 11, sMusAst1.hap1.1, whole genome shotgun sequence genomic DNA:
- the gpatch8 gene encoding G patch domain-containing protein 8 isoform X3, which translates to MGMGRMEMELDYADDATERRRVMEVEKQDTEELRQKYKDYAEKEKAIAKALEDLRANFYCELCEKQYQKHHEFDNHINSYDHAHKQRLKDLKQREFARNVSSRSRKDEKKQERALRRLHELAEQRKQQECAPGSGPMFRATTVAVDEDANDRKVVSTSDSGGRKASGSASPSANRSVSDSTSGDGKGETDNTGHCVSGISASSGQSNQPAQSFSISQLKNNSGTPLQKLGVSFSFAKKVPVRLDVSASVFSDVAEEPNESETANADDKASSGQGSPKSMETEAATNSDKADGASQSESDNDSINSTLSKLKKMMKKEDDASQSEPEYYHYIPPAHCKVKPNFPFLLFMKATDDSSKCVSKKNSETTKNNPDLQNVLKPQESKEREIETGDVQQDDDAANQATNTEPDKDAKSPETISKQNCEAPPPKPSACEEGKQNSSASKEVLNGPKQPTGPFFPVLSKDESTTLQWPSELLMVTKSEPCISYSCNPLYFEFKLARNRDTKGKNKGKDRESSHVQNRDQDSQDKCTVSASKAALKTTTSAGDTQPQEQPSPSVRKSEVQADENDKTTNNKDKSTKSHKHKKKKKHKKSGKHLRENASEKKEKQKDGEARDGNSKKRKKRKHKSKNIDEKSKDTAAGHTVQMATIKFMEESTQAQKKRRRSQDDSQHTPAAVEDSSRSSSNSSRKEDCPQEPSSKKQKTGSCSDSKKRTSSRKENRTRHRSHDSSRDEDSDSYDESHRKRSRQKSSSHYSDDYDSRSDRSYSSRSRRRRSSSQRSSHRSYSSGSDVSSDCSRYSRRRSYSDSYSDYSDRSQHRSKRSHDSDYDYRRSRHKGKKHKYSSSDDDYRRSRSRSRSSSRGRTRTRTRTRTISRTHSRSRTRSSSHSRSRSKRRSQSAIQRSWKRSRSYSRKRSGSTRHRTSRRSISRDKGSHSHDSSSDRRSSRRNSSRSFSRDRVYRSKSPCYSRSRLLGKKGDLLKKEENKVDGAKLGSTFHRNPSNIPSSIGKMDLEDEPTQEERNSLTAKQLLEKIQSKKVEKKSETNSEAATVPNKVGIKLKDPPQGYFGPKLPPALGNKALLPLIGKLPTTKRPTTKKIEDFCLEKGDKEEVQCLAEPKDITKEEVNQQLNWTVQGEIQTIEEKSENEEISALNEKIQPIACQTQFVHKGFTLETQTISEAYISDVTTQVEVIKEPSELVPQDSDEAVMMHFVPDPEPFSNYIPQAEVQEIDEDSQEDADSSVAPLDRQPITFTPEEMEKYSKLQQAAQQHIQQQLLAKQVKTFPTSTALAPAPTLQQFHIQQPSAAATATSITTVHHAILQHQAAAAAAMGIHPHAHPQTLAQIHHIPQPHLTPISLSHITPSIYPTHPATFLTSHPIHIIPASALHAGPLALHPVPHALYPALFAPRPAGAGASALHLHPFLHPIFSGQELQHPPSHGT; encoded by the exons AGATTAAAAGACCTCAAGCAAAGAGAATTTGCTCGTAATGTTTCCTCAAGATCTCGAAAAGATGAGAAAAAGCAGGAGAGAGCACTTCGACGGCTCCATGAGCTTGCAGAGCAGCGAAAACAACAGGAATG TGCCCCAGGAAGCGGCCCTATGTTCAGAGCTACGACGGTGGCTGTTGACGAAGATGCTAATGACAGAAAGGTTGTCAGCACAAGTGATAGCGGTGGAAGAAAGGCAAGTGGGTCCGCATCACCATCTGCTAACAGGAGTGTATCTGACAGCACGTCGGGAGACGGCAAAGGAGAAACTGACAACACAGGTCATTGTGTTAGTGGAATCTCTGCCAGTTCAGGTCAAAGCAACCAGCCAGCACAATCTTTCAGCATCAGCCAGCTTAAGAACAATTCTGGCACTCCCTTACAAAAGCTCGGAGTGTCATTTTCTTTTGCGAAAAAGGTACCAGTCAGGCTTGACGTTTCAGCTTCGGTGTTCAGTGATGTTGCAGAGGAACCAAATGAATCTGAAACTGCAAACGCTGATGATAAAGCGTCCTCTGGTCAAGGATCACCAAAGTCGATGGAGACTGAAGCTGCAACAAATTCTGACAAGGCTGATGGGGCAAGTCAATCAGAAAGTGATAACGACTCTATAAATAGTACCTTATCAAAGTTGAAAAAGATGATGAAGAAAGAGGATGATGCCAGTCAGTCAGAACCGGAATATTATCATTACATTCCTCCTGCACATTGTAAAGTGAAACCTAACTTTCCATTTCTGTTGTTTATGAAAGCTACGGATGATTCAAGTAAGTGTGTCAGTAAGAAAAATTCAGAGACTACAAAAAATAATCCAGATTTACAAAATGTTCTGAAGCCTCAGGAAAGCAAAGAAAGAGAAATTGAGACAGGTGATGTGCAACAGGACGATGATGCTGCCAATCAAGCAACAAACACAGAGCCTGATAAAGATGCAAAGTCCCCTGAAACCATAAGCAAGCAAAATTGTGAGGCCCCACCACCAAAGCCCAGTGCTTGTGAGGAAGGAAAACAGAACAGTTCCGCAAGTAAAGAGGTTCTCAATGGACCTAAACAACCAACTGGGCCCTTTTTCCCTGTCTTAAGCAAAGATGAAAGTACCACCCTTCAGTGGCCCTCAGAACTACTGATGGTTACAAAGAGTGAACCATGCATCTCTTATAGTTGCAATCCCCTCTATTTCGAGTTTAAACTGGCACGGAATAGGGATACTAAGGGAAAAAACAAAGGAAAAGACCGTGAGAGTTCACATGTACAGAATCGTGATCAAGATTCTCAGGACAAGTGTACCGTAAGCGCCAGTAAAGCTGCATTGAAAACAACAACAAGTGCAGGTGACACTCAGCCGCAAGAACAGCCTTCCCCGAGTGTAAGAAAATCTGAAGTCCAAGCTGATGAAAATGATAAAACTACCAATAACAAAGACAAGAGCACGAAATCGCACAAGCATAAGAAGAAAAAGAAGCACAAAAAGTCAGGCAAGCATTTGAGGGAGAATGCGAGTGAGAAAAAGGAAAAGCAAAAGGATGGTGAAGCACGTGACGGGAATTCGAAGAAAAGAAAAAAACGTAAACACAAGAGTAAAAACATAGATGAGAAAAGCAAAGACACTGCTGCTGGACACACTGTCCAGATGGCTACAATAAAGTTTATGGAGGAAAGCACCCAAGCGCAGAAGAAAAGGCGCAGATCGCAGGATGATTCCCAACATACACCTGCTGCTGTTGAAGATAGTAGTAGAAGTAGCAGCAATAGTAGTAGAAAAGAAGATTGTCCTCAGGAGCCCAGTAGCAAAAAGCAAAAGACAGGTTCTTGTAGTGATTCAAAGAAAAGGACGTCTAGTCGGAAAGAGAACCGAACTAGACATAGGAGCCATGACAGCAGCAGAGATGAAGACTCTGATAGTTATGATGAATCCCATAGAAAGCGATCCAGACAAAAATCCTCTTCCCATTACAGTGATGATTATGATTCAAGAAGTGACAGAAGTTACTCTAGTAGATCAAGGAGACGTCGTTCATCCTCCCAGCGATCATCACATAGGTCCTACTCATCTGGTTCCGATGTTTCCTCAGACTGTAGCAGATACAGTCGTCGAAGAAGCTACTCCGATAGTTACAGTGACTACAGTGATAGGTCACAACATCGCTCTAAACGATCTCATGATTCAGATTATGACTATAGAAGGTCAAGACACAAAGGGAAAAAGCACAAATATTCTTCATCAGATGACGACTATAGACGAAGTAGAAGCAGATCCAGAAGTAGCAGCAGGGGAAGAACCCGAACCCGGACGAGGACTAGGACCATCAGTAGAACACATAGCCGAAGCAGAACTCGTAGTAGCAGCCACAGCAGGAGTCGAAGCAAGCGGCGTAGTCAGAGCGCAATACAACGAAGCTGGAAACGAAGCCGCAGCTATAGCCGCAAACGCAGTGGTAGCACCAGGCACCGTACCTCACGGAGATCCATTTCAAGGGACAAAGGGTCACACAGCCATGATAGCTCCAGTGATAGACGGTCCAGTCGAAGGAATTCTAGTAGGTCGTTTTCAAGAGATCGGGTATATCGGTCAAAATCTCCCTGTTACAGCAGAAGCAGGCTGTTGGGGAAAAAAGGTGACCTTTTGAAGAAGGAAGAGAATAAAGTGGATGGTGCAAAGCTGGGCAGTACTTTTCATAGAAATCCCAGCAATATTCCTTCCAGCATAGGGAAAATGGATTTAGAAGATGAACCAACACAAGAGGAAAGGAATTCCTTAACAGCTAAACAGCTATTGGAAAAGATTCAGTCTAAAAAGGTTGaaaagaaatctgaaacaaatagtGAAGCAGCAACAGTACCTAATAAAGTAGGAATTAAACTAAAAGATCCCCCTCAGGGTTATTTTGGGCCTAAACTTCCCCCAGCTTTGGGCAATAAGGCGCTGCTTCCTTTAATTGGAAAACTACCTACAACCAAAAGACCTACCACAAAGAAAATAGAAGACTTTTGTTTGGAGAAAGGGGACAAAGAAGAGGTGCAGTGTCTAGCAGAACCTAAAGATATAACAAAGGAAGAAGTCAATCAGCAACTCAATTGGACCGTGCAAGGAGAGATTCAAACCATAGAAGAAAAATCTGAAAATGAAGAAATATCTGCTTTAAATGAGAAAATACAACCAATTGCTTGTCAAACCCAATTTGTTCATAAAGGTTTCACATTGGAAACTCAAACCATCTCTGAAGCCTACATTTCTGATGTAACGACACAAGTTGAAGTCATCAAAGAACCTTCAGAATTGGTACCACAAGATTCTGATGAAGCTGTTATGATGCATTTTGTACCAGACCCAGAGCCATTCTCCAATTATATTCCACAGGCTGAAGTACAAGAAATTGACGAGGATTCCCAAGAGGATGCAGATTCATCAGTGGCCCCACTTGATAGACAGCCTATAACGTTCACGCCTGAAGAAATGGAGAAGTACAGCAAGCTACAACAGGCAGCTCAACAACACATTCAACAGCAGCTGCTAGCTAAACAAGTGAAGACTTTCCCTACCTCAACTGCCTTAGCTCCTGCTCCAACTCTACAGCAATTTCATATTCAACAACCATCAGCAGCTGCAACAGCAACATCTATCACCACTGTTCACCACGCTATATTACAGCATCAGGCAGCTGCAGCTGCTGCCATGGGTATTCATCCACACGCACATCCACAGACTCTTGCTCAAATCCATCACATACCCCAGCCTCACCTGACCCCCATTTCCCTGTCACATATTACACCATCTATTTACCCTACTCACCCTGCCACTTTCCTGACTAGCCACCCAATACATATTATACCTGCGTCAGCTCTCCACGCAGGGCCCCTAGCCCTTCACCCAGTCCCCCATGCCCTGTACCCTGCTCTCTTTGCCCCTCGGCCTGCTGGAGCAGgtgcttctgctctccatcttcaTCCTTTCCTCCATCCTATCTTTTCAGGGCAGGAACTCCAGCATCCTCCCAGTCATGGCACTTGA
- the gpatch8 gene encoding G patch domain-containing protein 8 isoform X2, with product MHLKDNIGHRLLQKHGWKLGQGLGKSLQGRTDPIPIIVKYDVMGMGRMEMELDYADDATERRRVMEVEKQDTEELRQKYKDYAEKEKAIAKALEDLRANFYCELCEKQYQKHHEFDNHINSYDHAHKQRLKDLKQREFARNVSSRSRKDEKKQERALRRLHELAEQRKQQECAPGSGPMFRATTVAVDEDANDRKVVSTSDSGGRKASGSASPSANRSVSDSTSGDGKGETDNTGHCVSGISASSGQSNQPAQSFSISQLKNNSGTPLQKLGVSFSFAKKVPVRLDVSASVFSDVAEEPNESETANADDKASSGQGSPKSMETEAATNSDKADGASQSESDNDSINSTLSKLKKMMKKEDDASQSEPEYYHYIPPAHCKVKPNFPFLLFMKATDDSSKCVSKKNSETTKNNPDLQNVLKPQESKEREIETGDVQQDDDAANQATNTEPDKDAKSPETISKQNCEAPPPKPSACEEGKQNSSASKEVLNGPKQPTGPFFPVLSKDESTTLQWPSELLMVTKSEPCISYSCNPLYFEFKLARNRDTKGKNKGKDRESSHVQNRDQDSQDKCTVSASKAALKTTTSAGDTQPQEQPSPSVRKSEVQADENDKTTNNKDKSTKSHKHKKKKKHKKSGKHLRENASEKKEKQKDGEARDGNSKKRKKRKHKSKNIDEKSKDTAAGHTVQMATIKFMEESTQAQKKRRRSQDDSQHTPAAVEDSSRSSSNSSRKEDCPQEPSSKKQKTGSCSDSKKRTSSRKENRTRHRSHDSSRDEDSDSYDESHRKRSRQKSSSHYSDDYDSRSDRSYSSRSRRRRSSSQRSSHRSYSSGSDVSSDCSRYSRRRSYSDSYSDYSDRSQHRSKRSHDSDYDYRRSRHKGKKHKYSSSDDDYRRSRSRSRSSSRGRTRTRTRTRTISRTHSRSRTRSSSHSRSRSKRRSQSAIQRSWKRSRSYSRKRSGSTRHRTSRRSISRDKGSHSHDSSSDRRSSRRNSSRSFSRDRVYRSKSPCYSRSRLLGKKGDLLKKEENKVDGAKLGSTFHRNPSNIPSSIGKMDLEDEPTQEERNSLTAKQLLEKIQSKKVEKKSETNSEAATVPNKVGIKLKDPPQGYFGPKLPPALGNKALLPLIGKLPTTKRPTTKKIEDFCLEKGDKEEVQCLAEPKDITKEEVNQQLNWTVQGEIQTIEEKSENEEISALNEKIQPIACQTQFVHKGFTLETQTISEAYISDVTTQVEVIKEPSELVPQDSDEAVMMHFVPDPEPFSNYIPQAEVQEIDEDSQEDADSSVAPLDRQPITFTPEEMEKYSKLQQAAQQHIQQQLLAKQVKTFPTSTALAPAPTLQQFHIQQPSAAATATSITTVHHAILQHQAAAAAAMGIHPHAHPQTLAQIHHIPQPHLTPISLSHITPSIYPTHPATFLTSHPIHIIPASALHAGPLALHPVPHALYPALFAPRPAGAGASALHLHPFLHPIFSGQELQHPPSHGT from the exons AGATTAAAAGACCTCAAGCAAAGAGAATTTGCTCGTAATGTTTCCTCAAGATCTCGAAAAGATGAGAAAAAGCAGGAGAGAGCACTTCGACGGCTCCATGAGCTTGCAGAGCAGCGAAAACAACAGGAATG TGCCCCAGGAAGCGGCCCTATGTTCAGAGCTACGACGGTGGCTGTTGACGAAGATGCTAATGACAGAAAGGTTGTCAGCACAAGTGATAGCGGTGGAAGAAAGGCAAGTGGGTCCGCATCACCATCTGCTAACAGGAGTGTATCTGACAGCACGTCGGGAGACGGCAAAGGAGAAACTGACAACACAGGTCATTGTGTTAGTGGAATCTCTGCCAGTTCAGGTCAAAGCAACCAGCCAGCACAATCTTTCAGCATCAGCCAGCTTAAGAACAATTCTGGCACTCCCTTACAAAAGCTCGGAGTGTCATTTTCTTTTGCGAAAAAGGTACCAGTCAGGCTTGACGTTTCAGCTTCGGTGTTCAGTGATGTTGCAGAGGAACCAAATGAATCTGAAACTGCAAACGCTGATGATAAAGCGTCCTCTGGTCAAGGATCACCAAAGTCGATGGAGACTGAAGCTGCAACAAATTCTGACAAGGCTGATGGGGCAAGTCAATCAGAAAGTGATAACGACTCTATAAATAGTACCTTATCAAAGTTGAAAAAGATGATGAAGAAAGAGGATGATGCCAGTCAGTCAGAACCGGAATATTATCATTACATTCCTCCTGCACATTGTAAAGTGAAACCTAACTTTCCATTTCTGTTGTTTATGAAAGCTACGGATGATTCAAGTAAGTGTGTCAGTAAGAAAAATTCAGAGACTACAAAAAATAATCCAGATTTACAAAATGTTCTGAAGCCTCAGGAAAGCAAAGAAAGAGAAATTGAGACAGGTGATGTGCAACAGGACGATGATGCTGCCAATCAAGCAACAAACACAGAGCCTGATAAAGATGCAAAGTCCCCTGAAACCATAAGCAAGCAAAATTGTGAGGCCCCACCACCAAAGCCCAGTGCTTGTGAGGAAGGAAAACAGAACAGTTCCGCAAGTAAAGAGGTTCTCAATGGACCTAAACAACCAACTGGGCCCTTTTTCCCTGTCTTAAGCAAAGATGAAAGTACCACCCTTCAGTGGCCCTCAGAACTACTGATGGTTACAAAGAGTGAACCATGCATCTCTTATAGTTGCAATCCCCTCTATTTCGAGTTTAAACTGGCACGGAATAGGGATACTAAGGGAAAAAACAAAGGAAAAGACCGTGAGAGTTCACATGTACAGAATCGTGATCAAGATTCTCAGGACAAGTGTACCGTAAGCGCCAGTAAAGCTGCATTGAAAACAACAACAAGTGCAGGTGACACTCAGCCGCAAGAACAGCCTTCCCCGAGTGTAAGAAAATCTGAAGTCCAAGCTGATGAAAATGATAAAACTACCAATAACAAAGACAAGAGCACGAAATCGCACAAGCATAAGAAGAAAAAGAAGCACAAAAAGTCAGGCAAGCATTTGAGGGAGAATGCGAGTGAGAAAAAGGAAAAGCAAAAGGATGGTGAAGCACGTGACGGGAATTCGAAGAAAAGAAAAAAACGTAAACACAAGAGTAAAAACATAGATGAGAAAAGCAAAGACACTGCTGCTGGACACACTGTCCAGATGGCTACAATAAAGTTTATGGAGGAAAGCACCCAAGCGCAGAAGAAAAGGCGCAGATCGCAGGATGATTCCCAACATACACCTGCTGCTGTTGAAGATAGTAGTAGAAGTAGCAGCAATAGTAGTAGAAAAGAAGATTGTCCTCAGGAGCCCAGTAGCAAAAAGCAAAAGACAGGTTCTTGTAGTGATTCAAAGAAAAGGACGTCTAGTCGGAAAGAGAACCGAACTAGACATAGGAGCCATGACAGCAGCAGAGATGAAGACTCTGATAGTTATGATGAATCCCATAGAAAGCGATCCAGACAAAAATCCTCTTCCCATTACAGTGATGATTATGATTCAAGAAGTGACAGAAGTTACTCTAGTAGATCAAGGAGACGTCGTTCATCCTCCCAGCGATCATCACATAGGTCCTACTCATCTGGTTCCGATGTTTCCTCAGACTGTAGCAGATACAGTCGTCGAAGAAGCTACTCCGATAGTTACAGTGACTACAGTGATAGGTCACAACATCGCTCTAAACGATCTCATGATTCAGATTATGACTATAGAAGGTCAAGACACAAAGGGAAAAAGCACAAATATTCTTCATCAGATGACGACTATAGACGAAGTAGAAGCAGATCCAGAAGTAGCAGCAGGGGAAGAACCCGAACCCGGACGAGGACTAGGACCATCAGTAGAACACATAGCCGAAGCAGAACTCGTAGTAGCAGCCACAGCAGGAGTCGAAGCAAGCGGCGTAGTCAGAGCGCAATACAACGAAGCTGGAAACGAAGCCGCAGCTATAGCCGCAAACGCAGTGGTAGCACCAGGCACCGTACCTCACGGAGATCCATTTCAAGGGACAAAGGGTCACACAGCCATGATAGCTCCAGTGATAGACGGTCCAGTCGAAGGAATTCTAGTAGGTCGTTTTCAAGAGATCGGGTATATCGGTCAAAATCTCCCTGTTACAGCAGAAGCAGGCTGTTGGGGAAAAAAGGTGACCTTTTGAAGAAGGAAGAGAATAAAGTGGATGGTGCAAAGCTGGGCAGTACTTTTCATAGAAATCCCAGCAATATTCCTTCCAGCATAGGGAAAATGGATTTAGAAGATGAACCAACACAAGAGGAAAGGAATTCCTTAACAGCTAAACAGCTATTGGAAAAGATTCAGTCTAAAAAGGTTGaaaagaaatctgaaacaaatagtGAAGCAGCAACAGTACCTAATAAAGTAGGAATTAAACTAAAAGATCCCCCTCAGGGTTATTTTGGGCCTAAACTTCCCCCAGCTTTGGGCAATAAGGCGCTGCTTCCTTTAATTGGAAAACTACCTACAACCAAAAGACCTACCACAAAGAAAATAGAAGACTTTTGTTTGGAGAAAGGGGACAAAGAAGAGGTGCAGTGTCTAGCAGAACCTAAAGATATAACAAAGGAAGAAGTCAATCAGCAACTCAATTGGACCGTGCAAGGAGAGATTCAAACCATAGAAGAAAAATCTGAAAATGAAGAAATATCTGCTTTAAATGAGAAAATACAACCAATTGCTTGTCAAACCCAATTTGTTCATAAAGGTTTCACATTGGAAACTCAAACCATCTCTGAAGCCTACATTTCTGATGTAACGACACAAGTTGAAGTCATCAAAGAACCTTCAGAATTGGTACCACAAGATTCTGATGAAGCTGTTATGATGCATTTTGTACCAGACCCAGAGCCATTCTCCAATTATATTCCACAGGCTGAAGTACAAGAAATTGACGAGGATTCCCAAGAGGATGCAGATTCATCAGTGGCCCCACTTGATAGACAGCCTATAACGTTCACGCCTGAAGAAATGGAGAAGTACAGCAAGCTACAACAGGCAGCTCAACAACACATTCAACAGCAGCTGCTAGCTAAACAAGTGAAGACTTTCCCTACCTCAACTGCCTTAGCTCCTGCTCCAACTCTACAGCAATTTCATATTCAACAACCATCAGCAGCTGCAACAGCAACATCTATCACCACTGTTCACCACGCTATATTACAGCATCAGGCAGCTGCAGCTGCTGCCATGGGTATTCATCCACACGCACATCCACAGACTCTTGCTCAAATCCATCACATACCCCAGCCTCACCTGACCCCCATTTCCCTGTCACATATTACACCATCTATTTACCCTACTCACCCTGCCACTTTCCTGACTAGCCACCCAATACATATTATACCTGCGTCAGCTCTCCACGCAGGGCCCCTAGCCCTTCACCCAGTCCCCCATGCCCTGTACCCTGCTCTCTTTGCCCCTCGGCCTGCTGGAGCAGgtgcttctgctctccatcttcaTCCTTTCCTCCATCCTATCTTTTCAGGGCAGGAACTCCAGCATCCTCCCAGTCATGGCACTTGA